In Candidatus Brocadiaceae bacterium, the genomic stretch ACTGATCGAGAAGGTCATCCGCGGCGTGCGTTTCGCGGATGGTGTGGAAGTGCGAGAAGCAGCATGAATGGGCTCCCCGAAGGATACGTCATCAATTATCCATCAACAACATTTGACAGTATCTCGCCCGTTGTCACTGCAGACGGAAATGAACAGTGGGATTCACCGAGCGATAGTGTATCCGAGCGACGACTCACAGCGCCCTGCTTCCCTTAAGCTATGCAGGGCCGATCGAACCGAAATCCAGAGGTGCCATCGAGCCGTGAATGCTGAGGCCCGGCGCCTTCAGGGCACGCGCGTCGATTCGCGGATCCAGTCCAGGTATTCCTGGGAGCCGGCGATGATGGGGAGGGCGATGATCTCGGGGACCTGGTAGGAGTGCAGCTCCCGGACGCGCCGGCAGACGGCGTCGAAGCGGCCGCGCCGCGTCTTCATCAGGAGGAGCGTCTCCGACTCGCGCGAGACGGCGCCCTGCCAGTGGAACAGGGACCGGATGCGCCCGGCCATGTTGACGCAGGCCACCAGGCGCTCCTGGATCAGCGCGTTGGCGATCGTCTCGGCCTCGGCGCTGTTGCTGCACGTGACCATGACGACGATGGGTTCGCTCACGGGGTGCTCCTTTCGGGTGCGGGCCGGGCCCGCCGGGCGCGGCGCCGGCCGCCGCGGGCCAGCCGGACCATCATCCGCCGCCTGTGGCCCGGCGGGACGAAATCCCGGCAGTAGATGCGGAAGAAGCGCATGGCTTCGAGCGTCGAGACGGGCGC encodes the following:
- a CDS encoding divalent-cation tolerance protein CutA, with product MVTCSNSAEAETIANALIQERLVACVNMAGRIRSLFHWQGAVSRESETLLLMKTRRGRFDAVCRRVRELHSYQVPEIIALPIIAGSQEYLDWIRESTRVP